ACCAGTTAATTGTGCGAACAAGTCAGCATTGGTGAATGTTGCTCCTTCACAAATATTCAATGTTCCACCGCCTCCGGCATTTGGTTGCGCTTGCTCTACAATGGTTACGATACTTTCATCATCTACTGTACAAGGTGATGTTGCTGATACTGTATACGTATGGGTACCATCTCCATTATCAACCCAAGTTCCACCTGTATCTGGATTGCCAGTCAGTTGCGCGAACAAATCATTACTATCAAAAGTATCGCCTACACAAATATTCAGTGTACCATCGATTCCAGCATATGGTTGTGCTTGTTCTACAACGGTTACGATACTTTCATCATCTATTGTACAGGGTGATGTCGCTGCCACAGTATACGTATGCGTGCCATCGTTATTGTCCACCCAAGTTCCTCCAGTGTCTGGATTTCCCGTTAACTGTGCAAAAAGGTCTGCGTTGGTGAATGTCTCGCCTTCACAAATGTTCAATGTTCCGTCGATTCCCGCATTTGGTTGCGCCTGCTCTACAACGGTTACGATACTTTCATCATCTACTGCACATGGAGCTGTCGCTGCTACTGTATACGTGTGAGTTCCGTCGCCATTGTCCGTCCACGTTCCACCGGTATCCGGGGAACCGGTCAACTGTGCGAACAAGTCTGCATTGGTGAATGTTTCGCCTTCACAAATGTTCAATGTTCCATCGATTCCTGCATTTGGTTGTGCCTGCTCGGTTACGGTTACGATACTTTCATCATCGGCTGTACATGGAGCTGTCGCTGATACTGTATACGTATGCGTGCCATCACCATTGTCAATCCATGTTCCGCCGGTATCGGGTGAACCGGTCAGTTGTGCGAACAAGTCCGCATTGGTGAATGTTTCACCTTCGCAAATATTCAATGTGCCATCACCCCCGGCATTTGGTTGTGCCTGCTCGGTTACGGTTACGATGCTTTCGTCATCTATTGTACAGGGTGATGTCGCTGCTACGGTATACGTATGAGTACCATTGCCATTGTCGACCCATGTTCCGCCCGTATCCGGGGAACCGGTCAGTTGCGCGAACAAGTCTGCATTGGTGAATGTTTCGCCTTCGCAAATATTCAATGTTCCATCGATTCCTGCATTTGGCTGTGCCTGCTCGGTTACGGTTACGATGCTTTCATCGTCTACAGTACATGGAGCAGTCGCTGCCACAGTGTACGTATGCGTGCCATTACCGTTGTCGACCCATGTTCCGCCCGTATCTGGATTACCTGTAAGCTGACCAAATAGATCATCATTGTCAAAAGTTGCTCCTTGACAGATATTCAATGTTCCATCACCTCCGGCATTTGGTTGAGCTTGCTCTACAACGTTTACGATACTTTCATCATCTACAGCACATGGAGCAGTCGCTGGCACTGTATACGTGTGGGTACCATCGCCATTATCGGTCCACGTTCCGCCGGTATCCGGGGAACCGGTCAATTGTGCGAACAGATCAGCATTCGAAAATGATTCACCCTGACAAATGTTTAATGTGCCATCACCTCCGGCATTTGGTGGCTCATGCTCAATTACTGTTACAATACTAGTAGCATTAACCGTACAAGGTGCAACAGCAGTTAAAGTATAGGTAAATGTATCATCAAAATTATTAGTCCAGGTTCCCCCGGTATCCGGAGCACCTGTTAAAGACGCAAAAAGATCTGCATTCTCAAAAGAATCCCCTAAACAAATGTTCAGGATCCCGTCGATACCAGCATTTGGACAAGTATACACTGTAATATTAACTGTCGCGTATTGTGTATAACCCCTTGCATCTGTTATTCCGTAAATAAATGAGTCGGCACCTATAAAGTCCGTACTTGGTGTATAAGAGAAGTAATCATCTTGAGGATCGGTAGCTGAACCGTTTTCGTTTAAGGAAACACTACCATTGGTGGGGGTACTGACAATAAATATAGCTCCTGAATTAGGACCATTACCTCCAAAATCATCATTATTGGTTACTAAAATATCAACTGAATTATTCTTTTCTACCGTAGCGGCATCATTTAAAGGAACAGGAAAAAAACTATCTGTAGTATCATTAAGTAAATTACCATCTGTATCATCACCATCATCTGAAATGTCATCTGTATCATCTGGACCGTATGGACTATCGGCAAAAACACTTACCTGATTGATTACTCCTCCTTCATTAATTTCATTTGTAGTCAATACATGGCCAGCAGTATAAGTCGCCACTTCATTTGGCAAAAGAGTTCCTTCTAAAGAACCCATTGTAGAAGATAAGAAATTTGGCGGGGTACTTAATGCTATACTATTTCCACTAGCATCTTTAAAAGTATCGGTTACATCAACATTCGTAACTTTTACGTTACCGGTATTTTCAATTTTTATAGTGTAATCCACTGAATCTCCAGCTTCTACAGGAGAACTAAAGTTATTTATTAAAGTTTTGGTAACTTCAATCTCAGGTTCTGCAATAATTAAGTTAGAAAGTACAAACTCCACTTCCTCGTTTAAACCTAAAAGACTACCAGCGAGGTTAACGTCCATATTAATGGATTGAACAGCTTCATCCATTTTCATTGTTCCTCCTCCTGTTCCTGTAGTGTTCCCATTACCACATTCACCACCATTACCACTAATTAGCGAACCTGTATCTACATTAAATTGGGTGTTAGTAAATTCAAAAATAGGACCATTACGACTAACATTTGACCATGTTCCATTAGTTGATGTAAAAACACCCGTACTAGAACCAGAAAGCAAAGGAAAAGGCAAAATACCATAGGTACCCACCCTATCCACATGAAGTAATGGACTTACAATATATACCGGATCACCGGTAGCCGCATCAAAAAAACGGAACTGCAAAGTACCAAAACGTAAAATAGAGTTTAACGAAACTTCTATTGAACGACTTCCAAATACATCAGGAGTAGGGTCTCCATAAGTAGCATCTGACGTACAACCCATAGTATCTTCACCTAAGATAGATACTCCTAATGAAGGTACTGCCTCTACCCTTACCGCACCATCTGAACTTAAAGATTCCCAAGTGACGGATAAGGGTTGTTGGGTCCAAGTAGTTGTCTGCTGTGAGTATAATGGTTGTATTCCCTGTATCAAAAGAAAAAGAACGGCTAGTCTTTTCCAAAAAGAATTAAGGTTAGAATATGAAGTAATAAGTTTGGTCATTGGCTAAAATAATCCATCCATATTTTTCAAGTTTGAATGGATATTAGTTCGTACGTAAACTAAAGGTAACAGTAGCCTAGTGCCCTATAAATAAATTGTTGTCAATACACCGAAAGTAAAGGTATACCAAGAGATAGCTGTGGCTTGCAAATGGCATTCTTCCCTATTTTTATACTTTACAGAACTTGTAGTAAAAAGATTACAGTTGTTTGAATTTGCAATTTAGCATAAGAAAATTGACCGGGTTTATTAGAAAACCTATAACCCAATTCCGGTTAAACCTATATGCACATTAAAGTAATTCTTAGTTAAAGCAACCCCATTTAATAATCAATTTTTCACTTTAATAGACTTGCAAAATTAAAGGCGGCATTTACAAGATTGTCCCTACTCTGCTCCATAGCTTGATTTAAAGTAGAAATGCCTCTTACAATCGATGCCACATAATTTAACCCGAATTTTTGTTGTTGTGCAACGCTAATACTTACCGAGCCACAGAGTGCGGCAACGGGTATATTCTTGGATTTGGCAGATTTTACTACCCCATCTATGGTCTTGCCAGAAAGCGTTTGCTCATCTAACTGACCTTCGCCGGTAATGATCCAATCTGCTCCTTCAATAGCATTATCAAAATCTGCCAATTCCTTGACCAAATTATTCCCAGAAATTAATTCTCCGTTCAGAAAAATAAGGGCGCCACCACCAACACCACCTGCTGCACCGGAGCCACTTACTTTCTGTAAATCGATTTCATAACGATTCTTGATAATTTCTGCAAAGTTGCACAAACCCTGATTTAGAAATATAATCTCATTTTCAGAAGCACCTTTTTGTGCCCCATAAATATAAGCGGCACCTTGTAGCCCATAAAAAGGATTGGTGACATCACATGCGACTTTTACTTTTACCCCATCTAACCTATGATGCTTGTTGGAATCGTCTATAGTTTTCACCTTTGAAAGATGTTTCCCTATCGGGGATAACTCCAGTCCTTTTTCATCCAAAAAGCGAAAACCTAACGCATTTGCCATGCCCATACCACCGTCATTGGTAGCACTACCGCCAATACCTAAAATAATTTCTGTTGCTCCTTTTTCAAGCGCATCATAAATTAATTCGCCTGTTCCAGATGTTGTCGTTTCCATGCAGTCAAACTCATCTACATTCAACAATTTCAATCCTGATGCTTCAGCCATCTCTATGTAGGCAATCTTTGTTTCATCAGAATATAAATAAGAAGCATTTATAGGTCTAAAAAGAGGATCGTTTACAGTAATGGTTACCGTTTCTCCTTTTATATAATGTTTAGCGACTTCCATGGTACCATCACCACCATCTGCTAAAGGCTTTTTCAAAATTTCGGCATCCTTGAACACCATTAGGAGTCCTTCCTCTACGGCATCACAAAATTCGAAACCGGTTAGTGAGCCTTTAAACTTATCTGGTGCTATTACAAATTTCATTGCTATAAGATTAATTCAAAATATTTGGTAATGCAACACTAAAAGCAACTATTGCTACAAAGTATGCCAACAATATTACCACTTCTTTTTTACCGGAATAATATTCAACCTTTAACCCTTCATTTACCCTTCTTTTAACCGTGTAGCTTACCCCAATCGCAACCAATACAGTAACTATACACCCCAGTGCATTCCACCAGAACCAAAAGATCTGAGGCACATATAGCCATAGGTAAACATTGAACAATACCCCAACAACTATACCGATATTGGCACCAAGAGCATGAGTTTTCTTGGTAAGTATTGCCAAAATAAAAGCTGCCAAAATTGGACCATAGAAAACAGAACTTATTTTATTGATGACTTCTATGACCGTGCCTTCTATATTGCCTGCAAAAAATGCAAAAAACAAACAGACCAGACCCCAAAAAATAGACAGTAACTTTGAATAGGTCATGTATTTTTTATCTGGCATATTAGGGTTGAATCTTTTTACGAAGTCTTCCATAGTTACGGCAGATAAGGAGTTTACCGTAGAACTCAAGGTAGACATAGCTGCTGACATGATAGCTACGATCAAAATACCGATTACCCCATTTGGCAAATACTTAATTATAAAGACCGGCACCATTAAATCTGCCTTTTTCCCTTGTAATGAAGTTATATTGGCTTGGTACACGGTTTCCATCTGTTCTTGAAAACTAACATCTTGCAACAGCAACGTACCCAACACAAGCCCCATAATGCAATAGGTCAATGTAAACGGAAAACGCAATAATCCGTTTGCCATCATCAGTTTTTTAAGGTTAGACATGCTACTTGAAGATAACAACCGTTGCGATTGGGTTTGATCAGTACCGTAATAAGAAGCGTACAAAAAGAATCCACCAATGACCATGGGCCAAAATCCAAATTCATCATTACCATCTGCATTGTTAAAACCCCATTTGTTAAAATCTACCGCTGTAATTCTATCAGTATCCACATGGGTAAGAAAATTATCTATTCCACCAAGCTCACTAAAACCAAAGTACAAGCATATAATAATGCCAATAAAAAGGATACTCATTTGAATGACATCGCCCCATATAACTGCCTTCATACCACCTTGAAAAGAGTAGACCATGGTAATGAGTCCGATAATTAAAATGGAAATCCAAAAATCCAATCCAATAGTGGCCTGTAAAATTAAGGCCATAGTATATACCATAACCCCTGTAGCTACAGACCTGCTTATTTGAAAAACGAAACTTATTAATAAACGCGATGAAGAATCAAATCTTTTCTCTAAATATTCATATACGCTAACAATACCTGATTTATACAGTGTTGGTAATACTGCAATAAGCAAAAATGCCATTGCCAATGGTACACCAAACTCATACGTTAGCCACTGCATACCCCCACCATCTTTTAAACCGACGAAAGCAGGAGCCGAGATAAAACTTATGGCAGACAATTGGGTTGCCATTGCCGATAAGCTTAATGGCAGCCATGATGTTTTACGACCACCCAAAAAGTAATCGCCACCAGAGTTGTTTTCCTTGAACATAAAGCCCAAACCTAAAAACCCTGCTAAATAAACAACAATAATGATATAGTCAACGTAGTTCATACCTTAGTTTCTATTTTTTTTGATTAAAAAGCCAACCATAACAATACCGAATATGTAGAATACAATTAAAAAGTAATCAATATAATTCATAACACATCAGTTTTAATCGGTATTCACCATATCAATATATAAAGCGGCGCTCCAAGAGAAATTATTCCCGCCGTATCCCGTCTGATTTTTATCTCCGGTATCTCGTCTACAGTCAAAATATTCGTAAAAATCGTACTGCTGGATCAGTTCTAAACTGTCTATTTTAATCCGTTCTGCTAGATCTGTGTAACCGTTACTTCTTAGCCCACGAAAAAGCATCCAGTTCATATTGATCCACACAGGACCTCTCCAATATTTTCTAGGATTAAAACGATCATCAGTAGGATCAAACGATGCACATAGGTATTTATCTTCTCCACCGAACTTCTCCATCATTGTTTTCACTAAAACCTGAGCTCTTTCTTCAGATGGAATATGTGCGAACAAAGGTGAAAAAGACGATGAGGTAATGTGGCGAATAGGTTTCTCGTTTCTTAAATCATAATGTACATATGCCCCTAATACCGCATCGAACAACTTATCATTGAAACTTTTAATACTTTTTAATTGCCATTGAGATAGAGTTGCAATTTTATCTTCATGACCCCCGATCAATTCATATAATTCAATTAACGCCTGATTAGATTTTATAAGCATTGCATTGAACAATGGATCTTGAACCAAAAAGGGGGAAAACTCGGCAATTTTAGCATCATTATAATTGTGCTGTTTGGCAATATTGATAAGGTGCAGATAATGATCATACTCCCTTTTGGTAGGGCGCTGGGAAGCATCTACATGCGTAGTATCTTTTCTAACAAATGTATATTCCGGCGGATCCATCATTTTCCAGATATCATCCCATACAGGGGAGTTGTCCGTACCAGATTCCCAGTTGTGATAAATGTAGACCAACCCTTCATCTTTTGGGTCTCTATTTTCGTAGAAATACACGTGATTGTTAAAAACCTTATCGATCTCTTCTTTGATGAAGTGCAACATATCATCCTTATCTTCTGCAATACGATACATTTCTTGTAACACAAAACCGGAAACCGGTGGTTGTGTCATACCAGTAGACCTATATTTTTTTGATGATAAAGGATGCAATTCAGATTGGTGAAAATCTGCCCCAGGGAAATAGGAATCGTTCTCCGTATGAAAAACGATATGCGGTATAAATCCGTTTTCCCACTGTGCATCAAGCAAGGTTCTCATTTCGGTTTTGGCTTTTTCTACGTCATAATGAGCAAAACCGATAGCTATAAAACCTGAATCCCACTTCCATTGAAAAGGATACAGCCCTGCACTAGGTATTGTAAATCCACCTTCTTGAAAATTTGCATCCAAGATTGCAATAGCCTTCTTATATAATTCTTTCTTCATATTATCTTGTAAATCACCTTGGGACTAGCCCACTAGGCTTTGAATTAAAAACACAATTATTATGTTGACGCAAGCGTCAGAGCATATAAATCTGGATTATCGAGTAAAAAACACATTGGCAACTCCTATTATCGCCAATGTGCTCATCAATTAAACTTAAACTAACAACACAAATTTTTAGAAATTGAAAGTAGCCGTTACAAACAATCTTCTAGGTAAAATTGGTCTACCTACAAAGAATTGTGATTCTGTTTGACCTGCTGAACCTGCTCTTGGATTCCCCTCCGTAATTCCGTCACTATCAAATAAATTAAAGACCGATACCCCCAAACGAACCGAATTATTGTTATCCTCTTTTGAGAATGTGTAACCGGCACCTAACCTACCAATGGTTATGGCATCTAATTCTATATTATTGGTATCATCGGTGAATTTTGACCCTGTGTAGTTGAAACCGAAATTGGCATCAAAAGCAGTATTGTCATAATACAGTCCCAATCCGCCCAACAAGTTTGGCTGTCTGGCCAATTCATTACCAACGTTAGCTTCTGTAGATGTACCGTTTACCAAATCAAAATCCGTATTTTTTGTAATCTCATGGTTTTGGTAAGTTGCATTACCACGTAGATTTAGATATTGTGCAAGGCTATAATCCCAAGTTGCCTCTATACCTATAGTTCTTGTGTTTTGCTCAGCTCTTGTTTCATCTATTAATTGACCCCCAACAATTGCCTGCCTAATGGAAATACGATCTTTAAGACCTACGTAATACCCTGCCACCGAACCAGAGAATTTTTGGTTTCCGAATTTGGCACCAGCTTCAAACTGAATAATGTTCTCAGCATCGTACGGACTTTCAGAAATACCTGCTACCGGAGCAAAACCTCTTAGTTGAGGAAAAAAGTATCCTTTAGAAAAGTTTGCGTATAGATTGGTAGTTTCGGTTAACTCATAAAGACCTGCAAGTGATAGCGCCCAAGCATTTGCATTTACTTCTGTTCTTAAGAACGTACCATCTGCAGTTTGCACGTCACTTAACTCAGCTGTAAGTTCCGGATCGGCATATACCGTTTCGCTCATAATACCACCACGGCTATTGATACCATCTGTATGTTCCCATCTAAAACCAACATCAAAACGCCATCTATCTAAAATCATCTCATCGGTAATATATAATGCTAATCTATTTTGAGAAAGATAGTTATTGGCAGTTTGACCAATACGGTTATATAAACCGCCTTGAGAATACACTACATTATTTCCACTGGCATCGGTATAATTTAAGTTTACCAATTGAGGGTTATTATTGAACTCTGTCAACACTCTATATTGATAATTTACATCTTCTGCTTCTGTACGGGCTAAATAAGAACCTACGGTTATGTTATGGTCACCACCATTTGCTGTTTCAATAGATTTAGTAAGGTTGATCTCACCAGAATAATCTGTCATTGGACGTAAACGATCCACATGCAAATTATCTATTACCAAGTCGTTACCGTTAATTTGAGCACCTGACCCACTTTGGTAAGCAGCAGTATATCCTAAATTACCAGGAGCGATACTTTCTACATAATTATCTAATGTTATCGGGTTTCCGTTTGTTCCATTTCCTCCTACATACAAGGCAAAGTTGTGCTTGTAATTTGCATATTTAATTTTGGAGGTCAATTTAAGGTCGTCTTCAAATCTGTAATTGAAATCACCCATAAGGTAACCACCAGAAGTAGCAACACCATCTGAAATAGGACTATTATAGGTTCCACCTGGTGTGTTGAACGAGGTATTTGCCAAATCACCGGATAACAATTGCTCAACCGGGTCACCATCATTACCGTTTATACGTTCTCTACTACCACCACTTAATGGAATTGGAAGGTAAAATTGAGCTTTGTCGTCAATAAACTGTCCGCTTAAGGTAAAAGAACCATTATCGAATTTCTTTTTAATATTACCTCTAAACTGAACACCTTTTGTTGGTAGACCTACATCAATAGGACCTCTATCATGACGAACAAAACCAGTAAAAGCGTAATACGTGTTAGAATCTTCACCACCTAGTTGACCACCGGAATAGAAGTCCGTTTTTATTCTACCTTGGTTGGCCACTTCAATATTAATAATGTTACCAGGGTTTGTATCGCCCGTTTTACTTGTGTAGTTAATAATACCGGCAACAGAACCTGCACCATATAATACAGCTGCACCACCACGAACAAATTCAACACCTTTAAAACCTATATCTGGTCTTGCATAGACATCATGCGCAGAAGAATTTAGTCCGAAAGAACTAATTAAAGGCATACCGTCATATTGTAGCGGGTTAAAAACATACTGACCACCGGAAGGCAAACCTCTAACGAATATATTACTCGCCGTTTCACCACCACCACCTTCAGCGGTAATACCTGGGACACTTCTAAGAATATCTGCCTGACTGTTGGCAGATAGCTTAGTTATTTCTTTCATTTTTACAGAACTGATAGATAAAGGAGCCTGTTTTTGAGAACGAAATGTACTTGATGCGGTTAAAACTACCTCATCTAATAACTGACCACCTTCTTGAAGCACGACATTTACCGTTTGTGTAGTACCATTTAAGGTCAAAGATTTATCTACCGAAGTAAAACCGATATATGATATACGTAATATTTGTTCACCTGTAAGGTCTGTTGAAAAAGAAAAATTACCATCAAAATCTGATGTTGTACCCGAAGTGCTACCTACTATTAAAATATTTGCACCGGGAATAGGGTCTCCTAAATTGTCCGTTACGGTTCCAGAAATATCAGTCTGTGCAAAGGAGCTTGCACTGATAAGAAGTCCGATTACCGCAAAAATAATTTTCTTCATAATGTTTGAGTTTTTTTAAGTTGAGTCGATTTAAATTATCAAATCGTTGATTATGAAGCCAAATTATATGAATACAGCATTCTATTAACTAAAAATTAACGAATTACCAATGCAAACGTTTGCGCAAACGTTTGCAATTTAATTTGTAATATTGTTATTCTTTGAATTCCATATAATTTACTCATTTTCAATCATGAGCAAAAAAAGAAATACCACATTAAAAGAACTTTCTAAAGAATTGAGTTTATCAATTTCAACAGTTTCAAGGGCACTGAACGACCACCCGGATATTAGTCTAGCAACCAAAGAGAGAGTCAAAAAACTAGCCAAACAAATGAATTATGTACCTAATTTATTTGCCAGAGGCTTCCGTTCAAGAGAAACACACATACTAGGTGTTATTGTACCCAACATCTCGCACCTATTTACTTCTACCATTATAAAAGGAATTATTGAGGAAGCTGAATTAAGGGGGTACAGAGTAATTATCTCAGAATCTAATAATGACGACGCCAAACAAGTAGAAATGTTAAACACCATGACCCAGTTTGGAGTTGACGGAGTGCTAATGTCATTGGCCAGAAAGACAAAAGATGTAGAAGAAGTATTAAAGGTTTTAAATAGAATACCTATTGTATTATTTGACAAGGTATCAAGTAAAATACCTTGCACCCAAGTTGTTATCAATGAAGAAGAAGCTGCTTTTAACGCTGTTGAACATTTAATAGAACTTGGCAAGAAACGAATAGCCATTATTAAAGAAACCGAAAACTCATACAACTCAGAAAAGAGATTTGCCGGCTATTTGCGTGCTTTAAACCAATATAAAATACCCGTACGGGACAAGTTGATTTTAAGCACAGAAGATATTTCATTAGGCAATGGAAGGCGGTTGGCCAATATTCTCATTAGTATGAAAAAACGTCCAGATGCCATTTTTGCCATTACCGATAATGCTGCAATTGGTGCTATAAAGGCATTACATAAATTTAAGATCAAAATACCTGATGAAATTGCAGTGGTAGGTTTTAGCAACTCTATCAACTCAACCATCATCAGTCCGGCTTTGACCACTGTTGACCAACCTGGCGACAAGATCGGTAGAACAGCAGTTCGGTTTCTAATTCAAGAAATAGAAAGTCAACCCAACGAAGTACATACCAAAACTGTTGAGATAAAGACCAGTTTGATCGTTAGGGATTCCTCACTAAAAGCTTAAAGTACGACCACTTATTATAACGGAATATTGCCATGCTTTTTCTTTGGCAAGACCGCCACTTTATTTTCAAGCAAGGTATAGGCTTTTATGAGTTTCCTCCTGGTGTCTTTAGGAAGAATAACCTCATCTATAAATCCTCTTTGTGCAGCACTATAGGGGTTGGCAAATAATTTTGCATATTCCGCCTCCTTTTCCGCCAATTTTGCTTCTGGGTCATCAGCAGCGTTTATTTCCTTCCTAAAAATGATCTCACTTGCACCTTTGGCTCCCATAACGGCAATTTCCGCTCCAGGCCACGCATAATTTAGATCAGCACCAATATGTTTGGAGTTCATAACATCATACGCACCGCCGTATGCTTT
The sequence above is a segment of the Maribacter dokdonensis DSW-8 genome. Coding sequences within it:
- a CDS encoding LacI family DNA-binding transcriptional regulator translates to MSKKRNTTLKELSKELSLSISTVSRALNDHPDISLATKERVKKLAKQMNYVPNLFARGFRSRETHILGVIVPNISHLFTSTIIKGIIEEAELRGYRVIISESNNDDAKQVEMLNTMTQFGVDGVLMSLARKTKDVEEVLKVLNRIPIVLFDKVSSKIPCTQVVINEEEAAFNAVEHLIELGKKRIAIIKETENSYNSEKRFAGYLRALNQYKIPVRDKLILSTEDISLGNGRRLANILISMKKRPDAIFAITDNAAIGAIKALHKFKIKIPDEIAVVGFSNSINSTIISPALTTVDQPGDKIGRTAVRFLIQEIESQPNEVHTKTVEIKTSLIVRDSSLKA